The nucleotide sequence AGCTTGTTAATAGTGATATTACTGTCGAATATGTATTTTTAAATACGTCAGTTTTCACGATGAACGAATAGCAATAAGAACCAAATATACCTGCAGCCATACATATAACCCCTGTTAAAATATATTTGATTGTTATTTTCCCTGAAAACATTCGCGTAAAGTATACCTTGATGTTCTGCTCGCAAATCAGCAGAAAAGTAGCAGCCATAGCGGGAATACACACATATAAGTATTTTAAGTACAATAATCCATTGGGAATGATAATTCCACTCTGTTCTAACAATGTAGGTACATAGCATATAAACGATAAAACATATACGACAGAAACCCATAACGTAAGTTTCAACTTATTTGTGTATCCCGCCATCACAATTTCTCCTTGCAGTGCGAAAATCTTGCAGAAATTCCAGTTTCTCGTTCTCGGCAAATTCCTGATAAATCGGAATTTTACCATTTTAATTTTTCCCATTCTTCACGCTTTATGGCATATGCATATGATATCCCATTCTTTTCATCAGGATATTCTTTCACTTTCCTCATACCGATTGCAATGGCAGTAGAACATGAACCAATATTTGTATATTTCATATAAGAATATAGGCAATCGTATTCTGTATTCATAAATGCCCAATCTCTAACCGCGCTTGCGGCCTCACTTCCAAAACCTTTCCTCCAATGATTCTTTTGAATGTGATACCCTATTTCAGGCAGGGATTCTCCATCAATATTCTGTATTGTCAGCCCGCAGTCGCCGATAAATTCATCCGTTTCTCTTAAAACAACAGCCCACAGACCGAATCCATATTCCTCGTAGTTCTGGAGATTCCATTCAATCCAATCCTTTGTACGGTTCTCATCAAAAGGTTTGGGATAGTGTCGCATGGTTTCCGGGTCTGAAAAGATTTCAAATAATGCTGGAAAATCCTCATGAGTAAATTCTCTTAACATTAGATTTTCCGTTTTAATGACCATTGTTGTTTCTCCTCGATTTTTCTTTATATTTCTTCAGAAATTTCTCTGCTGCAACTCTCAATAAATTCTGTCATGCTCTCAAAATGCCTTGGGCAAATTCCCACTTTTTCATATTCTGCAAGATACTTATTCAGAGCCTGATCGAAGACATCCACATTCCCCTCCAGATTTTGGGGGCTAAATTTATCCATAATTTCAAAGCCATCCACTGCGATACATTCTGCAATCTCATAGAACATCCACTGTAAAGACAATAAATTCATAAAGGAAGAATACACATCGTCTCTGCCTGCCGCCTCGGTCATCTTGTTTTTCCAGTTAGAATACATTTCCTCATATGTTCCACGCAGGTTTTCTGCAGAAGGGAGTTCCTTTTTCTTCGGAACCTGTAGATACCCATCTGCCAAAACGAAGACTTCCGTCAGCTCTGCCCGTATCTTTTCCACTGTTTCTGCCTGAATGACGGCAAGAATCCTGGTTTCAAGGTCAAAAGGAAGTCCAAGCTGTTTCAGCTCATCCAAAGCACTTTTCGTTCCTTTTCTGAAATACCGACCATTATGCAGCATGACAGCATTTTCTATAAATTCAATAGCCGCTCCTGCACAGCTTCTGGCTTTCGATAAAGATTGGGCAAGATATACCTCTGCAAGCATCTTTTTTGCATTGCTATACGCCTGGTCTGCCTTCTCATACCGCCTATCCGATGCAAGCAGCTCTGCCGCCTTTCTTCTGATCCCATCCAGCCTTTTCAATGCACTTTTATCCTTGCAATAGACAATCACCGAGTCGAACAGTTTGGATAAATGTGCATGGTCACACTGCGCATCATTTTCAAGCATATCCCAGTTGGTACAATAAAGGTCATATCCGATATCGGCATCATCTATAATAAATCCGTCAGCCAGAACCTGTCCCTTTTCGTCATTGATCAGGATCATCAAATCAAGATCGGATTTTTCGTACTCATCTCCGGTAATGACCGAGCCATACACACCGATCAGTGCCAGGGAATCAGGGCACAGAGCTTCTGCCTTTTTTATGATAGCGTCTATCATTTTTTCATTCATGTCATTCATTCCATATCCCTCCGATGCAAATCCCGATTCTAATTTTTCACTTTTTCTGTTTTATTTTATAACTCTGATGTATCTCTTACGTAAATTTCTTTTCTATTTTCAAATCAGTTTTATAAAATGCCCAAAACAGGAACCCCAGTCCTAAAAAAACTCCAACACATAAAATCTCATGAATTAAAATATGAAATAAATACATCGCTACGCTTAATACAATCTCGGTTAGCCCCAAAGCTTTTCCGAAAGATATAAAAATATCGGGCGCAATACTTTGTGCATACTCCCAATGTTCCCTTGTTTTTCGTGAAGTTGGTGTGTTATATCCATTATTTGGATCCATGTCGGATGCAGGATGTTTCTTAAAGGTATATCCCACTGAAACCATTACAAATGGCATAATTAAATTTAGCACCAGTAAATAATACACTTTTCATACCTCCACAAGCATTTCTTATGTTGACTTCTTTTTTTCAAATCACCGATTGTCTTATTCGCTTTCAAAGCCTCCACTCCTCGTTCTATTCATCAACCTCAATCATCCGTTTATATACACCCGAAGCTTTTTCGTCAACCAGAATTGCGTTTACGCATTTTTTATAAAAATCAACAGCGGATTTTGTGGGCCATCCAATAATGGCATACGCATAGCCAAGTTCCCGCATGGATTCCAGCGCCTTTAACAGTAAGGCTTTCCCCACACCCTTTTTTCTTTCACTTTCCAGCACGGCCATAGGGCCGAAAAAATTTCTGGCTGTCGCTTCATAACATGCGAAACCGATAAGTTCCTTTTCTCTGGTCGCAATATAACAGGTGGCAGGGTTATTTGAAAAAGCGGCCCGCACTTCATCTGAATAGTCATCTTTTGCACATGTCCTGGCGAAAGCGATGATTTTGCTCCTGTCAGGCGCTAATGCTTTTTTGATTCTGATACCACTCTTGAATAAATTTTCTTCTATGTCGTGTGAACAGGGAATATTGTATAGTTTAACCAGCATATCTGCCATATGATTACCTCCCTGGATACCGGTTGTAATTTGTGTTTCCCAGAAAACGGAGGCAGTCAGCCAACCTTATGAAAACACACTGTCTGTTCTTTCATGGATATCTTCCCGACCTGCCAGCCATATTCTGCAAGTTCTTTCTTATATTTCAGAAATGAATGGTCAATCGGTATCCCCGCGATCTCCTGAATCTCCTCAAAGGTCAGCTGAAATGATTCCTTTCCGCTTTTCTGCACATATTCCCATAATGCGTTGTATTTACTCATTACCATTCTCCTCTCTAATAATTACAAAATTACAAAACCTGAAAAAGCACGGTTGTAAACATAATGATTCCTACCATAATGGCTGCTATGCCAAAGAAATAGCTTCTCTTGTTTCCATGTTTTCCGTCAACAATCCAAAACAGGCCGCGCAGTATAAGAAGCGCCCCTACAAAAATCGGAATAAATTTCTGAACAGCTTCTGTCATTCCTTTTCCCCTTTCTGCCCTCTCTTTTTCTTAAAAATATAAATGACAGTATTGATGATACATAACAGCACAAAAAGACTCGTAAAGTTAATCCAGATATCCCTGTATGCTGTTTTCGCCAAGGGTTCCCGCAATCCGCTGAACCAGACATAGGCAAACGCCAACAGCTGAGAGGGAATATATGCAATCAAATATCTGAGAGCCAATGGCTTAACAGGCAGATTCGTGCATAGTTCAAATGCCGCTATCCCGATCAGGAGAATGATAGCCCTGTCTAATTCGTGCCAGTTACCGCTTGGGTCTTCATAGACGCCGTTACAAAGATACAAAACGCTGCTTAACAATGTAATTGCTGTATATATCACCGAATAAATCGACACCATACGAATTAATTTTTTCTTATTCATTTTATTTCCTTTCCAAGGCTGCAGCCTAACGCATTGATCCCTATACCGAAACAGAAAGGTTCGTACCGGATTCCGGTTTCAATGCTTCTCCGGTTTTCGTATAGATTACAGGCTCTGTCTTAACAGCATCCGCTGTTTCTTCGATAGATACGCCATTGTCTGCACCAGTCTGAACCGAATCCGTCTTCTTGTCCAATGCGGCCTTTCCACTTTCACTGATGCTTACGGTATCTGTATCCTCATTCCGGCTTTCCGCTATCCTCTTTTCCTGCTCCTCGCGCTCTTCCTTGCGCTTCCTGATGGCATTTTCCTGCTCCATCTTCGCTTTTTCCTTCGCTTCCTTTGCGTCCTCCTTCATTCCTTTTTCTGCTTTCTTTTGATAGTCCTCTGCCTTCTCTGCAAAGTCCCCGACATACCCCATCGCCCGCTCCATAACGGCTGTATCGCCTCTCCGCTCTGCGTCTTTATAGACACGGAAGGGGGTATTCAGTAACTTCATATTCGTACTTGCCCCTGCAAGACCTTCCATTGTTTTCGTATGCATAATTGTCCCTCCTAAATTTTTCCTGATATAATCCTTTCCAGGAAACCCATACAATAGAATCCACGCTTTGCGAGTCTTCTACAATAAAATCTAAAAGAAGATTTTATTTTAATGTATTACCATGAAAGATGCCGCCATTCCAAAAATACCGGAAAACAGTGCGCATTTGCCACCATCTTCCGGTACTGATACCACACTAAAAACTTAAGTCTCTTTTATTCTGATACAGAAGCATTCTGCCGCCTGTATGTATCATTGTCCTTCTGGCTTAACTCGTTTTCTACCTGCGCCAGCTTTTTCTCCAGCTCCCGGATTTTCTTTTCATCTCCGGAAGCAGACTGGATCTGCTGTTCCAGCTGCTGCTTTTTCTCTTTCAGCTTCTTGATCTCCCTGTCAACCTTATCCGTATTTGTGATACATTTCTCCGCCGGCTTTCCCTGGCTGTCTCCGCTTACCTTCGGTGCTTTGCCATCTTCGCTTTTCTCGGAACGGCCATCCTGTTCCTTTGCATGGCCAGCTTTCGGGTCATCAAAAAAGATCTTCCGGTTTCCGTTCTCGTCCTGGCCTACCCGGTACAGTCCCGTAGGCTTTTGCCCCGATTTTTCACTGCTGATGTACTCGTCCTTTGGTTCGGACAGCCTGCCGGAGTTTTTCTCCTCTGCAGCTTTCTCTGCCTCCTTTGCCTTTTCCGCCCTCTCGGCGGTCATTTTTTCCTTCACCTGCTCTGCGTAGTCGGCGCCGGAATGATCATAATTTCCATGAATCTGCATTGCCATTAGCGTGTTCCTCCTTTCACATGGTAACGGCACGCGCCGCATAGCGGCACCTGCCAACTCGTCGGAAGGCATTAATAAAAATGCTTCGCATTTGCCTTCCTCCTTCAAATTGATATTGTCAGATATCTTCCTTAAGTTGACTGGCATCTTCCTTTTTCTTTTTTCGGCTGTAGAAAGCAGCATTTTAATCCATTTGCTGTGTGCTGCTTTCTGGATGCTGTGGAATGATCAGCAGCACATGGAGGACAAATACATGCCCCTGTGTCTCTATACTCATGGCGCCTCCATATTTTTCAGCCACCTTTTTTACATTCGACAGACCTGTCCCTTTTTTGAACGCGCTTTTCCCATGGAAGCTGTTCTGAATTTCCATCATAAGGAAATCCCCCTGGATCCGCCCGGACACACGGATATACTTTTCTATGCCGGCACCCAGTTTTTTTACTGCATGGATTGCATTATCCAGTGCATTTGACAGGACAATACAGATATCAATATCCCGGATGCCACAGGGGTATGGCAGAAGGAGGGAACAGTCCACATCGATCCCCATGCTTTTTGCAATCCCCAGTTTGTTCCCCACCAGAATATCCACTACCGGATTATTGGTACTGCAGGGGAATGACATTTTTTCCGCCATATCGTCCAGATCCTCCATATAGGTTATGGCTTCCTCCAGTTTCCCATTCTGCAGGAGCTTTTTTACCACTG is from Lachnospiraceae bacterium JLR.KK002 and encodes:
- a CDS encoding GNAT family N-acetyltransferase codes for the protein MVIKTENLMLREFTHEDFPALFEIFSDPETMRHYPKPFDENRTKDWIEWNLQNYEEYGFGLWAVVLRETDEFIGDCGLTIQNIDGESLPEIGYHIQKNHWRKGFGSEAASAVRDWAFMNTEYDCLYSYMKYTNIGSCSTAIAIGMRKVKEYPDEKNGISYAYAIKREEWEKLKW
- a CDS encoding GNAT family N-acetyltransferase, whose protein sequence is MADMLVKLYNIPCSHDIEENLFKSGIRIKKALAPDRSKIIAFARTCAKDDYSDEVRAAFSNNPATCYIATREKELIGFACYEATARNFFGPMAVLESERKKGVGKALLLKALESMRELGYAYAIIGWPTKSAVDFYKKCVNAILVDEKASGVYKRMIEVDE
- a CDS encoding nucleotidyltransferase domain-containing protein, translated to MNDMNEKMIDAIIKKAEALCPDSLALIGVYGSVITGDEYEKSDLDLMILINDEKGQVLADGFIIDDADIGYDLYCTNWDMLENDAQCDHAHLSKLFDSVIVYCKDKSALKRLDGIRRKAAELLASDRRYEKADQAYSNAKKMLAEVYLAQSLSKARSCAGAAIEFIENAVMLHNGRYFRKGTKSALDELKQLGLPFDLETRILAVIQAETVEKIRAELTEVFVLADGYLQVPKKKELPSAENLRGTYEEMYSNWKNKMTEAAGRDDVYSSFMNLLSLQWMFYEIAECIAVDGFEIMDKFSPQNLEGNVDVFDQALNKYLAEYEKVGICPRHFESMTEFIESCSREISEEI
- a CDS encoding DUF6608 family protein — its product is MNKKKLIRMVSIYSVIYTAITLLSSVLYLCNGVYEDPSGNWHELDRAIILLIGIAAFELCTNLPVKPLALRYLIAYIPSQLLAFAYVWFSGLREPLAKTAYRDIWINFTSLFVLLCIINTVIYIFKKKRGQKGEKE